AGACCGGGAACGACACGACGCGCATGCAGAGACGGACATGGTGATGGGGCAGGACACGCAGCCTCCCGAGGAGGGCGAGGCCGGCCTGCCCGAACGGGTCTCCGGGGACGAGCCCCTGCTCGCGGCCCGCGTCCACCGGCCCTCCGACCTGATGCGGCTGCTCGCCGGTCTCCTCGCCATCGGCCTCGTCATCGCCGTCGCCGCCTTCGCGCACGCCACGACGTCGGGCCTCGAAGAGGACATCAACAAGGGGGCGGGCGGCGCCCCCGACGTCTTCGTCAAGATCGCCGGTCTCGTCTCCTCCATCGCCGTCCTGCTGGTCCCGGTCGCCTTCGCCATCGAGCGCCTGATCAAACGGGACGGACTGCGCATCGCCGACGGCGTCCTCGCCGCCGTCCTCGCGCACGGCGTCACCCTCGCCACCGATCTCTGGGTCGCCCAGGCGGCGCCCGGCACCATCCAGGACGCGCTCACCCAGCCGCAGTCCGGCGGCGGGCTCACCGACCCGGTGCACAACTACCTCGCCCCGGTCATCGCGTACATGACCGCCGTCGGCATGGCCCGAAGACCTCGCTGGCGGGTGGCGCTGTGGGCGGTGCTGCTGCTCGACGCGTTCACGATGCTGGTGGCCGGCTACACCACGGCGCTCTCGATCATCCTGACCGTGCTGATCGGCTGGACCGTGGCCTACGGCACGCTGTACGCCGTCGGCTCCCCGAACGTCCGGCCCACCGGCCAGACCCTCCTCGCCGGCCTGCGCCGCGTCGGCTTCCGCCCCGTGACGGCGCTGCGCGCCGAGGGCGTGCCGGACGCGTCGGACATCGGCGACAGGGGCCGCCGGTACATCGTGACCCTGGAGGAGGGGGCGCCGCTCGACGTCACCGTCGTCGACCGCGAGCAGCAGGCCCACGGCTTCTTCTACCGGATGTGGCGGCGGATCACGCTGCGGACGATCACCACCCGCCGGTCGATCGTCTCGCTGCGGCAGGCTCTGGAGCAGGAGGCCCTCCTCGCCTACGCTGCCATCGCCGCCGGGGCGAACGCGCCGAAGCTGATCGCCACCTCGGAGCTCGGCCCGGACGCCGTCATGCTCGTGTACGAGCACATCGGCGGCCGGAGCCTGGACTCGCTCGACGACCACGAGATCACCGACGAGCTGGTACGGGGCGCCTGGCGGCAGGTGCGGGCGCTCCAGTCCCGCCGGATCGCCCACCGCAGGCTCGCGGGCGACGCGATTCTGGTGGATCGTTCCGGCAGGGTGGTCCTGACCGACCTGCGCGGGGGCGAGATCGCGGCCGGGGACCTGATCCTGCGGATGGACATCGCGCAGCTGCTCACCACCCTCGGCCTGCGGGTCGGGGCGGAGCGGGCGGTCGCCGCGGCCGTGGAGGTCCTCGGTCCTGACAGCGTCGCGAACTGCATGCCGCTGCTCCAGCCGATCGCGCTGAGCCGCTCCACGCGCGCGACGCTGCGGAGACTGGCGCGGGAGCGGTCGCAGCGCGAGCGCGAGGCCGTGCTCGCGGGCTCCGAGGCGGCCAAGCGCGAGCGGGAGCTGGCGAAGGCGGAGGCCGCGGCGGACAAGACGGCGGACAGGACGGCGGACAAGACCGTCGTACGGTCCGAGACGAAGGCCGAGAAGAAGGCGGACAGGAAGGCCGAGAAGCGGGCCCTGGACACGGCGCTCGACGAGGCCCGCGAGGAGGACCTGCTGGCCCAGATCCGGCAGCAGGTCCTGCTGATCCGTCCGCAGGCGCCGGTGGAACCGGTCCGCCTCGAGCGGATCAAGCCGCGGACGCTGATCAGCATGATCGCGGGCGCGGTCGCCGCGTACTTCCTGCTGTCGCAGATCGCCCGTACGCCGCTGTCGACGGTCAGCGAGGCGGACTGGCGGTGGGTGGCGGCGGCGGTCCTGTTCTCGGCGCTCAGCTACCTGGCGGCGGCGATGAGCCTGCTCGGCTTCGTGCCGGAGCGGGTCGGGTTCTGGCGGACGGTGGTGGCGCAGGTCGCCGGCTCGTTCGTGAAGATCGTCGCCCCCGCGGCGGTCGGCGGTGTCGCCCTGAACACCCGTTTCCTCCAGCGCGCGGGCGTCCGGCCCGGGCTCGCGGTGGCGAGCGTCGGCGCCTCGCAGCTCTTCGGGCTCGGGGCGCACATCCTGCTCCTGCTCCTCTTCGGCTATCTGACGGGGACGGAGAAGACGCAGTCGTTCAGCCCGTCGAGGACGGTCATCGCCGGTCTGCTGACGGTCGCGGTGCTGGTCCTGGTGGTGACCGCCATCCCGTTCATGCGCAAGTTCGTGTCGACGCGGCTGCGCTCGCTCTTCGCGGGTGTGGTGCCGCGCATGCTGGACGTGCTCCAGCGGCCGATGAAGCTGCTGACCGGCATCGGCGGGATGCTGCTCCTGACCGGCGCGTTCGTGTTCTGCCTGGACGCCTCGATCCGGGCCTTCGGCCACGGCAACCACACGGTCAGCTACGCGAGCGTGGCCGTCGTCTTCCTCGCGGGCAACGCGCTCGGTTCGGCGGCGCCGACCCCGGGCGGTGTCGGCGCGGTCGAGGGCGCGCTCACCTTCGGTCTGGTGGCGGTCGGCCTGCCCCTGGAGGTCGCCACGCCGGCGGTGCTGCTGTACCGCCTGCTGACCCTGTGGATCCCGGTGCTCCCCGGCTGGATCTGCTTCAACTGGCTGACGAAACGCGAAGCGCTGTAGCGAGGAGGCCTGCCACCCGTCCGGCCCTCCGCCCCGCGCGGAGGCCCGGACGGCGGCCCACCATGGGCCTATGCCGATCTCCGCCGCCCAGCGCGCCGCCCTGATCACCGCCACGACCGTGCTGCTCGCCGCCGGGTGCTCGGACGGGTCGGACGACGGGACCGACACGACGAAGCCGACCGGATCGGCCGGACTCTCGGCGCTGACGGAGCAGAAACTGGTCTGGGCCCCCTGCCCGCCGCCGTCCGCGGCCGAGGGCGGCGGGACCGCGCCCTCGCCGCTCCCCGGCGGCACCGCCTGGGAGTGCTCGTTCCTCCAGGCACCGCTGGACTGGTCGGCACCGGCCGGCGAGACCATCGAGCTGGCCCTCATCCGGGCCAAGGCCCGCGACGCCGACGCCCGCATCGGCTCACTGATCTTCAACTTCGGCGGGCCCGGCGGCTCCGGCATCACCGGCCTGCCGGGCTTCGCCAACGAGTACGAGTCCCTCCGCTCCCGCTACGACCTCGTCTCCTTCGACCCGCGCGGGGTGGGCCGCAGCGAACCCGTCGAGTGCGCCACCGACAAGGAGCTCGACGCGTACTACGCCCTGGACTTCACGCCCGACGACGCGGCCGAGGAGCGGACCCTGTCGGACGCGCAGAAGACGTACGCGGCCGGGTGCGAGAGGGAGGCGGGACCGGCCCTGCCGCACGTCGGCACCGAGAACGCCGCCCGGGACATGGACCTGATGCGCCAGGTCCTCGGCGACGACAAGCTCCACTACTTCGGCATCTCGTACGGCACGGAACTCGGCGGCGTCTACGCCCACCTCTTCCCGGAGAACGTGGGCCGGGCCGTCCTGGACGCCGTCGTCGACCCCGACGCGGGCGTCGAGGAAGGAGCTCTCGCCCAGGCGAAGGGCTTCCAGCTCGCCCTCGACAACTTCGCCCAGGACTGCGTGGACCGCGGCGACGAGTGCACCCTGCCCGGTACGAGCGTCGCCGAGGTCGAGTCCTTCATCACCGACCTCCTGGCCGAGCTCGACGCGAAGCCGATCCCGGGCATCGGCGACCGCGAGCTGACCCAGACGCAGGCCACCAACGGCATCGCGCAGTCCCTGTACTCCAAGGAGTACTGGCCCTATCTGGAGCAGGGGCTCGACGCGGCCGACGGCGGCGACGGCGCACTGCTCCTCTCGCTCTCCGACTCGCTGAACGGACGCGGCCAGAACGGCACCTACAGCAACATCCAGGCCGCCAACGCCGCCATCAACTGCGTGGACTTCAAGGAGCGCTACACCCTCGGCCAGGCGAAGGAGCGGCTCGGCGAGTTCCGCGAGGCCTCCCCCGTCTTCGGCGACTTCATGGGTTGGGCCCTCGCGAACTGCTCGCAGTGGCCGGTGCCGGGCGCCTGGGAGCACCCGGACGTCTCCGCGTCCGGTGCGGACCCGATCCTGGTCGTCGGCACCACCGGGGACCCGGCCACGCCGTACGAGGGCACGCGCGCGATGGTGAACGCGCTCGGCAAGGGCGTCGGCATCGAGGTGACGTACGAGGGCGAGGGCCACGGCGCCTACAACAGCGGCAACGCGTGCGTGAAGAAGGCCGTGGACGCGTACCTCCTGGACGGCAAGCTGCCGGCCTCCGGGACCGTCTGCAAGTGACGCGCCTCCATGTGACGCACCTCTAGGATGGCCGCCTTGCCGGGATCCTGGGGGAACACATGTCCATACGTGTACGCATGACGGTGCTTGCCGTGACCGGGCTGCTCGTCGCGGGCTGTTCGAGCGGCGGGAACGACGGGAGCGGCGGGACCACGACGGCGGCCCCGTCCGCCACCACCCCGACGCCGCGGCCGACCACCGACGCCAAGGCCTCGGAGCCCGCCGCGACCCCCGCGCTCCCCGCCTCCCTCACCGGCCAGCGCCTCGACTGGAAGCGCTGCGAGGCCCCGGAGAACGGGCAGCGGCCCGGCGCCGAATGGCGCTGCGCGACGGTCGAGGTCCCGCTCGACCACGCGAAGCCCGAAGGCGCCACGACCCCCGTCGCGCTGATCCGCAAGGAGGCCGGCGACAAGCGCGGCCGGATCGGCTCGCTCCTCTTCAACTTCGGCGGCCCGGGCGCCTCCGGTGTCGAGATCCTGCCGCAGGCTGCCCAGGAGTACGCGAAGCTGGGCGAGCGCTACGACCTCGTCGGCTTCGATCCGAGGGGCGTGGGCGGCAGCGCCGGTGTGGTCTGCCGGGACGACGCCGAACAGGCCGCCGCCGAGGCCTCGGTGGACCTCACCCCGGACACGGCCGCCGAGGAGGCCGCGTACATCGAGGACAACACCGCCTTCGGCGCCGGCTGCGCCCGCCGCTCCGGCACGGTCCTCCCGCACACCACGACCACCGCCACCGCCCGCGACCTGGACCTGGCCCGGCAGGTCCTCGGGGACGACAAGCTCCACTACTTCGGCATGTCGTACGGGACGCAGCTCGGCGGCACGTACGCCCACCTCTTCCCGGCGAACGTGGGACGGCTCGTCCTCGACGCGGTCGTCGACCCGACCGCCGACACCACCGGACACGCCCGCCACCAGACGATCGGCTTCCAGCGGGCCCTGGACAACTACCTGAAGAGCACCGGCGAGGACCCGAAGGCCGGGTCGGAGCGGATCGCCCGCCTGCTGCGGAAGCTGGACCGCGAACCGCTGACCGTCGGCGACCGCCGGCTGACCGAGGGCCTCGCGCTCACGGGCATCGCGATCACGCTGTACGGGCAGGCGAACTGGCCCCTGCTCACCCGGGCCCTGGCCGACGCCGAACAGGGCCGCGGCGCCGCTCTCCTCGCACTCGCCGACGCCTACAACGACCGTGACGAGAAGGGCCACTACGCGACCCAGTCGCACTCCCAGCGGGCGATCTCCTGCGCCGACTCCAGCGAGCGCCCGACCGCCGCGCGGGCGAAGGCGCTGATCCCCGAGTTCCGCGGGCTCTCCCCCGTCTTCGGGGCGTTCCTCGCCTGGGACACGGCCGGCTGGTGCGCGAACTGGCCGGTGAAGGGCGAGCGGACGACCCCGGAGGCGAGCGCCCCGGGCGCGGCCCCGATCCTCGTCGTCGGCACGACCGGCGACCCGGCGACCCCGTACGAGGGCGCGGAGAAGATGGCGAAGGAGCTCGGGGACGGCGTCGGTGTCCTGGTCACGAACAAGGGCGAGGGCCACGGCGCCTACGGCACCTCGCCGTGCGTGACGAAGAAGGTCGACGCCTACTTCCTGAAGGGCACGGTCCCGGCGTACGGCACGACCTGCGGGTGAGCACGGGAAAGGGCCCGGACCTCGTGACGAGGTCCGGGCCCTCTCCGTACGGTCTAGTAGACCGGCTTCTCGGGCTCGATCTGGTGGACCCAGCCGATCACGCCGCCGCCGACGTGCACCGCGTCGGCGAAGCCCGCGGCCTTGAGCACCGCGAGGACTTCCGCACTGCGGACACCCGTCTTGCAGTGCAGGACGATCCGCTTGTCCTGCGGGAGGTCCTGGAGGGCGGTGCCCATCAGGAACTCGCCCTTGGGGATCAGGCGCGCGCCGGGGATCGAGACGATCTCGTACTCGTTGACCTCGCGGACATCGATGATGTCGATGTTCTCGCCCTCGTCGATCCACTCCTTGAGCTGCTTGGGAGTGATCGTCGAGCCGAGCGCCGCCTCCTGGGCCTCCTCGGACACGACGCCGCAGAAGGCCTCGTAGTCGATGAGCTCGGTGACGGTGGGGTTCTCGCCGCAGACCGCGCAGTCGGGGTCCTTGCGGACCTTGACCTGGCGGTACTGCATCTCCAGGGCGTCGTAGATCATCAGGCGGCCGACCAGCGGGTCGCCCACGCCGGCGAGCACCTTGATGGCCTCGGTGACCTGGATGGAGCCGATGGACGCGCACAGCACGCCCAGGACGCCGCCCTCGGCGCAGGACGGGACCATGCCCGGCGGCGGGGGCTCCGGGTAGAGGCAGCGGTAGCACGGGCCGTACTCGGACCAGAAGACCGAGGCCTGGCCGTCGAAGCGGTAGATCGAACCCCAGACGTACGGCTTGTTCAGCAGCACGCAGGCGTCGTTCACCAGGTAGCGCGTGGCGAAGTTGTCCGTGCCGTCGACGATCAGGTCGTACTGGCCGAAGATCTCCATCACGTTGTCGGCCTCGAGCCGCTCCTCGTGAAGGATCACGTTCACGTACGGGTTGATGCCGAG
The sequence above is a segment of the Streptomyces sp. NBC_01255 genome. Coding sequences within it:
- a CDS encoding lysylphosphatidylglycerol synthase domain-containing protein, which produces MVMGQDTQPPEEGEAGLPERVSGDEPLLAARVHRPSDLMRLLAGLLAIGLVIAVAAFAHATTSGLEEDINKGAGGAPDVFVKIAGLVSSIAVLLVPVAFAIERLIKRDGLRIADGVLAAVLAHGVTLATDLWVAQAAPGTIQDALTQPQSGGGLTDPVHNYLAPVIAYMTAVGMARRPRWRVALWAVLLLDAFTMLVAGYTTALSIILTVLIGWTVAYGTLYAVGSPNVRPTGQTLLAGLRRVGFRPVTALRAEGVPDASDIGDRGRRYIVTLEEGAPLDVTVVDREQQAHGFFYRMWRRITLRTITTRRSIVSLRQALEQEALLAYAAIAAGANAPKLIATSELGPDAVMLVYEHIGGRSLDSLDDHEITDELVRGAWRQVRALQSRRIAHRRLAGDAILVDRSGRVVLTDLRGGEIAAGDLILRMDIAQLLTTLGLRVGAERAVAAAVEVLGPDSVANCMPLLQPIALSRSTRATLRRLARERSQREREAVLAGSEAAKRERELAKAEAAADKTADRTADKTVVRSETKAEKKADRKAEKRALDTALDEAREEDLLAQIRQQVLLIRPQAPVEPVRLERIKPRTLISMIAGAVAAYFLLSQIARTPLSTVSEADWRWVAAAVLFSALSYLAAAMSLLGFVPERVGFWRTVVAQVAGSFVKIVAPAAVGGVALNTRFLQRAGVRPGLAVASVGASQLFGLGAHILLLLLFGYLTGTEKTQSFSPSRTVIAGLLTVAVLVLVVTAIPFMRKFVSTRLRSLFAGVVPRMLDVLQRPMKLLTGIGGMLLLTGAFVFCLDASIRAFGHGNHTVSYASVAVVFLAGNALGSAAPTPGGVGAVEGALTFGLVAVGLPLEVATPAVLLYRLLTLWIPVLPGWICFNWLTKREAL
- a CDS encoding alpha/beta hydrolase; this encodes MPISAAQRAALITATTVLLAAGCSDGSDDGTDTTKPTGSAGLSALTEQKLVWAPCPPPSAAEGGGTAPSPLPGGTAWECSFLQAPLDWSAPAGETIELALIRAKARDADARIGSLIFNFGGPGGSGITGLPGFANEYESLRSRYDLVSFDPRGVGRSEPVECATDKELDAYYALDFTPDDAAEERTLSDAQKTYAAGCEREAGPALPHVGTENAARDMDLMRQVLGDDKLHYFGISYGTELGGVYAHLFPENVGRAVLDAVVDPDAGVEEGALAQAKGFQLALDNFAQDCVDRGDECTLPGTSVAEVESFITDLLAELDAKPIPGIGDRELTQTQATNGIAQSLYSKEYWPYLEQGLDAADGGDGALLLSLSDSLNGRGQNGTYSNIQAANAAINCVDFKERYTLGQAKERLGEFREASPVFGDFMGWALANCSQWPVPGAWEHPDVSASGADPILVVGTTGDPATPYEGTRAMVNALGKGVGIEVTYEGEGHGAYNSGNACVKKAVDAYLLDGKLPASGTVCK
- a CDS encoding alpha/beta hydrolase, producing MSIRVRMTVLAVTGLLVAGCSSGGNDGSGGTTTAAPSATTPTPRPTTDAKASEPAATPALPASLTGQRLDWKRCEAPENGQRPGAEWRCATVEVPLDHAKPEGATTPVALIRKEAGDKRGRIGSLLFNFGGPGASGVEILPQAAQEYAKLGERYDLVGFDPRGVGGSAGVVCRDDAEQAAAEASVDLTPDTAAEEAAYIEDNTAFGAGCARRSGTVLPHTTTTATARDLDLARQVLGDDKLHYFGMSYGTQLGGTYAHLFPANVGRLVLDAVVDPTADTTGHARHQTIGFQRALDNYLKSTGEDPKAGSERIARLLRKLDREPLTVGDRRLTEGLALTGIAITLYGQANWPLLTRALADAEQGRGAALLALADAYNDRDEKGHYATQSHSQRAISCADSSERPTAARAKALIPEFRGLSPVFGAFLAWDTAGWCANWPVKGERTTPEASAPGAAPILVVGTTGDPATPYEGAEKMAKELGDGVGVLVTNKGEGHGAYGTSPCVTKKVDAYFLKGTVPAYGTTCG
- the moeZ gene encoding adenylyltransferase/sulfurtransferase MoeZ, which translates into the protein MSLPPLVEPAAELTVDEVRRYSRHLIIPDVGMDGQKRLKNAKVLCVGAGGLGSPALMYLAAAGVGTLGIVEFDEVDESNLQRQIIHSQADIGRSKAASARDSVLGINPYVNVILHEERLEADNVMEIFGQYDLIVDGTDNFATRYLVNDACVLLNKPYVWGSIYRFDGQASVFWSEYGPCYRCLYPEPPPPGMVPSCAEGGVLGVLCASIGSIQVTEAIKVLAGVGDPLVGRLMIYDALEMQYRQVKVRKDPDCAVCGENPTVTELIDYEAFCGVVSEEAQEAALGSTITPKQLKEWIDEGENIDIIDVREVNEYEIVSIPGARLIPKGEFLMGTALQDLPQDKRIVLHCKTGVRSAEVLAVLKAAGFADAVHVGGGVIGWVHQIEPEKPVY